A part of Streptomyces sp. NBC_01451 genomic DNA contains:
- a CDS encoding B3/B4 domain-containing protein produces the protein MTLTLTVSDEVRTLAPGFSHVAIEARGLVNGPSTEAGSALLDDAARRLAARLDGRAPHEDPHMAAWRDTYTAFGSKPSRTRNSAEALARRALTDAGLPRINVLVDLYNAISVAHLVPVGGEDLDRVQGGMRLVRATGAEDFVTVAGGEETVEHPDPGEVVWCDDAGVTCRRWNWRQGPRTRLTEQTTSAIFLLECLPPMTAAESEAAGAELAELLAKFSPGARITVSGAR, from the coding sequence ATGACACTCACCCTGACCGTGTCCGACGAGGTGCGCACGCTCGCGCCCGGCTTCAGCCACGTCGCGATCGAGGCGCGCGGACTCGTCAACGGGCCCAGCACCGAGGCCGGTTCGGCGCTCCTGGACGACGCGGCCCGCCGGCTCGCCGCACGCCTGGACGGCCGGGCCCCGCACGAGGACCCGCACATGGCCGCCTGGCGGGACACCTACACGGCGTTCGGCTCCAAGCCCTCGCGCACCCGAAACTCCGCCGAGGCGCTTGCCAGGAGGGCGCTGACCGATGCCGGCCTGCCCCGCATCAACGTCCTGGTGGACCTCTACAACGCCATCAGCGTGGCGCACCTGGTCCCGGTCGGCGGCGAGGACCTCGACCGCGTCCAGGGCGGGATGCGGCTTGTGCGCGCCACCGGAGCCGAGGACTTCGTGACCGTGGCCGGGGGAGAGGAGACCGTCGAGCACCCCGACCCCGGTGAGGTCGTGTGGTGCGACGACGCGGGCGTGACGTGCCGCCGCTGGAACTGGCGCCAGGGTCCGCGCACCCGGCTCACCGAACAGACCACGTCCGCGATCTTCCTCCTGGAGTGCCTGCCGCCGATGACGGCCGCCGAGTCGGAGGCGGCCGGTGCCGAACTCGCCGAACTGCTGGCGAAGTTCAGCCCCGGGGCGCGGATCACGGTCAGTGGTGCCCGGTAG
- a CDS encoding lysophospholipid acyltransferase family protein — MAELAYRPAIGLAQTLFKAWDLKIDCKGSENIPRSGGAVLVSNHIGYLDFIFDGLAALPQKRLVRFMAKESVFRHKVSGPLMRNMKHIPVDRKNGEAAYAHALAALRSGEIVGVFPEATISQSFTLKSFKSGAARMAQEAGVPLIPMAVWGTQRLWTKGHPRNFKRSHIPITIRVGEAIEASRDKYAGAITRQLRERVNELLEAAQRAYPVRPKGPDDTWWMPAHLGGTAPTPEQVRETEAR; from the coding sequence ATGGCTGAGCTTGCCTACCGTCCCGCCATCGGTCTCGCCCAGACGCTGTTCAAGGCCTGGGACCTGAAGATCGACTGCAAGGGGTCGGAGAACATCCCGCGCTCGGGTGGTGCGGTGCTGGTGAGCAACCACATCGGCTACCTGGACTTCATCTTCGACGGGCTCGCGGCCCTCCCGCAGAAGCGTCTGGTGCGCTTCATGGCGAAGGAGTCGGTGTTCCGGCACAAGGTCTCCGGCCCACTGATGCGGAACATGAAGCACATCCCGGTGGACCGCAAGAACGGCGAGGCGGCATACGCGCACGCCCTGGCCGCGCTGCGCTCCGGCGAGATCGTCGGTGTCTTCCCCGAGGCCACGATCTCGCAGTCGTTCACGCTGAAGAGCTTCAAGTCCGGAGCCGCGCGGATGGCCCAGGAGGCGGGCGTCCCGCTGATCCCGATGGCCGTGTGGGGCACGCAGCGCCTGTGGACCAAGGGACACCCGCGCAACTTCAAGCGCAGCCACATCCCGATCACGATCCGGGTCGGCGAGGCCATCGAGGCGTCCCGCGACAAGTACGCGGGGGCGATCACCCGCCAGCTGCGCGAGCGCGTCAACGAACTCCTGGAAGCGGCCCAGCGCGCGTACCCGGTCCGCCCCAAGGGTCCGGACGACACGTGGTGGATGCCGGCCCACCTCGGCGGGACGGCCCCGACTCCGGAGCAGGTCCGGGAGACCGAGGCGCGCTGA
- a CDS encoding threonine aldolase family protein, with protein MNPPKTDARRHHDPEARGFASDNYAGVHPEVLAALALANGGHQVAYGEDDYTENLQRLVRSHFGATAEAFPVFNGTGANVVALQAVTDRWGAVICAESAHINVDEGGAPERMGGLKLLTVPTPDGKLTPDLIDRQAYGWDDEHRAMPQVVSITQSTELGTLYTPDEIRAICDHAHAHGMKVHLDGSRIANAAASLDVPMRTFTNAAGVDILSLGATKNGALFGEAVVVINQDAVRHMKHLRKLSMQLASKMRFVSVQLEALLAKDLWLRNARHSNAMAQRLAEGVRAVHGVEILYPVQANAVFARLPHDVSERLQKRFRFYFWDEAAGDVRWMCAFDTTEDDVDAFVAALKEEMAR; from the coding sequence GTGAACCCTCCGAAGACCGACGCACGCCGTCATCACGACCCGGAGGCCCGAGGCTTCGCCAGCGACAACTACGCGGGGGTCCACCCCGAGGTGCTCGCCGCACTGGCCCTGGCCAACGGCGGGCACCAGGTCGCGTACGGCGAGGACGACTACACGGAGAACCTCCAGCGGCTCGTCCGCAGCCATTTCGGGGCCACGGCGGAGGCGTTCCCCGTCTTCAACGGCACCGGGGCCAACGTCGTCGCACTTCAGGCGGTCACCGACCGCTGGGGTGCCGTGATCTGCGCCGAGAGCGCGCACATCAACGTCGACGAGGGCGGCGCCCCCGAACGCATGGGCGGCCTCAAGCTGCTCACCGTGCCCACCCCCGACGGCAAGCTGACCCCCGACCTCATCGACCGGCAGGCGTACGGCTGGGACGACGAGCACCGCGCGATGCCACAGGTCGTCTCCATCACCCAGAGCACGGAACTGGGCACCCTCTACACCCCGGACGAGATCCGCGCGATCTGCGACCACGCCCACGCCCACGGTATGAAGGTCCACCTGGACGGCTCCCGCATAGCCAACGCGGCGGCCTCGCTCGACGTCCCGATGCGGACGTTCACCAACGCGGCCGGCGTCGACATCCTCTCCCTCGGCGCGACGAAGAACGGCGCGCTGTTCGGTGAGGCGGTCGTCGTCATCAACCAGGACGCCGTCCGTCACATGAAGCACCTGCGCAAGCTGTCCATGCAGCTCGCCTCCAAGATGCGCTTCGTCTCGGTGCAGTTGGAGGCGCTGCTCGCCAAGGACCTGTGGCTGCGCAACGCCCGCCACTCCAACGCGATGGCGCAGCGACTGGCGGAGGGTGTGCGGGCCGTGCACGGGGTGGAGATCCTCTACCCGGTCCAGGCGAACGCGGTCTTCGCCCGCCTTCCGCACGACGTGAGCGAACGCCTCCAGAAGCGCTTCCGCTTCTACTTCTGGGACGAGGCGGCGGGCGACGTCCGCTGGATGTGCGCGTTCGACACGACCGAGGACGACGTGGACGCCTTCGTGGCGGCGCTGAAGGAGGAGATGGCGCGCTAG
- a CDS encoding transglutaminase family protein has product MELIQNTSDLSAYLAADEVIDHHHPLVREIAAQLAKGAADSYAYARAAYEFVRDDIPHSADSGDPRVTWRASTVLEQRTGICHAKAHALAALLRAEDIPTALCYQRLAHDDGDGHVVHGLVAVRFNGAWHRQDPRGNKAGVDAQFSLGGERLAWIPDAKSNEVDYPVLYAEPHPVVLGALKAAPDRPYLWKTLPTAL; this is encoded by the coding sequence ATGGAGCTGATCCAGAACACCTCTGACCTGTCCGCTTACCTGGCCGCTGACGAGGTCATCGACCACCATCACCCGCTGGTGAGGGAGATCGCCGCGCAGCTCGCCAAAGGCGCGGCGGACTCGTATGCCTATGCGCGGGCGGCGTACGAGTTCGTGCGCGACGACATCCCGCACTCCGCCGACAGCGGTGACCCTCGGGTCACCTGGCGGGCCTCCACCGTCCTGGAGCAGCGCACCGGCATTTGCCATGCCAAGGCCCACGCGCTGGCCGCGCTGCTGCGCGCCGAGGACATCCCCACGGCGCTGTGCTACCAGCGGCTGGCGCACGACGACGGCGACGGTCATGTCGTGCACGGCCTGGTCGCCGTGCGGTTCAACGGTGCCTGGCATCGTCAGGATCCGCGGGGCAACAAGGCCGGCGTGGACGCGCAGTTCTCTCTCGGTGGTGAGCGGCTGGCATGGATCCCGGACGCGAAGTCCAATGAGGTGGACTACCCGGTACTGTACGCTGAACCTCATCCGGTCGTGCTGGGCGCGCTGAAGGCCGCGCCCGACAGGCCGTATCTCTGGAAGACGCTCCCCACCGCACTCTGA
- a CDS encoding DUF6986 family protein: MVQGRQENVTTSLAGTVSEEISASLAPVDAELERRYPGDPGTRQPVHTVYVPGDAFAADTIRSWGDQALAALDEHAPDAASFAAVLGLSDDLAESVHDRVRAKLEREPIEDLRVDFEDGYGPRPDAEEDETAARAARLIAGAYEKGTAAPYMGIRMKCMEAPVRDRGIRTLDIFLSGLMEAGGLPEGLVLTLPKVTYAEQVTAMVRLLEEFEKARGLTPGRIGFEIQIETSQSILATDGTATVARMIQAAEGRATGLHYGTFDYSACLGVSAAHQASDHPAADHAKAIMQVAAAGTGVRVSDGSTNVLPVGPTDQVHAAWRLHYGLTRRALARAYYQGWDMHPRHIPTRYAAVFAFYREGYAQAAARLSRYANRTGGDVMDEPATAKALSGYLLRGLDCGALDVTEVTRATDGLTRGDLDGFARPRRADLTASPR; this comes from the coding sequence ATGGTGCAGGGCCGGCAGGAGAACGTGACGACGAGCCTCGCGGGGACCGTCAGCGAGGAGATCAGCGCCTCCCTCGCCCCGGTCGACGCGGAGCTGGAGCGCCGCTACCCCGGAGACCCTGGCACCCGCCAGCCCGTCCACACCGTGTACGTCCCCGGGGACGCGTTCGCCGCCGACACCATCCGTTCCTGGGGCGACCAGGCCCTCGCCGCACTCGACGAACACGCCCCGGACGCCGCCTCCTTCGCCGCCGTCCTCGGTCTCTCCGACGACCTCGCCGAATCCGTCCATGACCGCGTCCGCGCCAAACTGGAGCGCGAGCCGATCGAGGACCTCCGCGTCGACTTCGAGGACGGCTACGGCCCGCGCCCGGACGCCGAGGAGGACGAGACGGCGGCCCGCGCGGCCCGTCTGATCGCCGGGGCGTACGAGAAGGGCACGGCGGCCCCGTACATGGGCATCCGGATGAAGTGCATGGAGGCGCCGGTGCGCGACCGGGGCATCCGCACCCTCGACATCTTCCTGAGCGGCCTGATGGAGGCCGGCGGACTGCCCGAGGGGCTGGTCCTCACCCTGCCCAAGGTGACGTACGCGGAGCAGGTCACCGCCATGGTGAGGCTGCTGGAGGAGTTCGAGAAGGCGCGCGGCCTCACGCCCGGCCGGATCGGCTTCGAGATCCAGATCGAGACCAGCCAGTCCATCCTCGCCACCGACGGCACCGCCACGGTCGCCCGGATGATCCAGGCCGCCGAGGGCCGCGCCACCGGCCTCCACTACGGCACCTTCGACTACAGCGCCTGCCTCGGCGTCTCCGCAGCCCACCAGGCCAGTGACCACCCGGCCGCCGACCACGCCAAGGCGATCATGCAGGTCGCGGCGGCGGGTACCGGAGTGCGCGTCTCGGACGGCTCCACCAACGTCCTGCCGGTCGGCCCGACCGACCAGGTCCACGCGGCCTGGCGCCTGCACTACGGCCTCACCCGCCGCGCCCTGGCCCGCGCCTACTACCAGGGCTGGGACATGCACCCCCGGCACATCCCGACCCGGTACGCGGCCGTCTTCGCCTTCTACCGCGAGGGTTACGCGCAGGCCGCGGCCCGCCTGTCCCGCTACGCCAACCGCACCGGCGGCGACGTCATGGACGAGCCCGCCACCGCCAAGGCCCTCAGCGGCTATCTGCTGCGCGGCCTGGACTGCGGCGCCCTCGACGTCACGGAGGTGACCCGGGCGACGGACGGCCTCACCCGGGGCGACCTGGACGGCTTCGCGAGGCCACGCCGAGCCGACCTCACGGCATCGCCCAGGTAG
- a CDS encoding thioredoxin family protein: MTGIVMCVAVLAAASAFGVLHRRRSGRVRVRVRDDGKRLGAAELGESLGERATLVQFSSAFCAPCRATRRVLGEVAGLVPGVSHVEIDAEAHLDLVRRLDILKTPTVLVLDADGRIVRRATGQPRKEEVIAALGEAV, encoded by the coding sequence ATGACCGGAATCGTGATGTGCGTGGCGGTGCTCGCGGCGGCGAGCGCGTTCGGAGTGCTGCATCGGCGGCGGAGCGGGAGAGTACGCGTGCGCGTGCGCGACGACGGAAAGCGGCTGGGCGCCGCCGAGTTGGGCGAGAGCCTCGGTGAGCGGGCGACACTCGTCCAGTTCTCCAGCGCCTTCTGCGCGCCCTGCCGGGCCACCCGCCGCGTCCTGGGGGAGGTGGCCGGTCTCGTCCCCGGCGTCTCCCACGTCGAGATCGACGCCGAGGCACACCTGGACCTCGTACGCAGGCTCGACATCCTCAAGACGCCCACCGTGCTGGTGCTCGACGCCGACGGGCGGATCGTGCGGCGGGCGACCGGGCAGCCGCGCAAGGAAGAGGTCATCGCCGCGCTGGGGGAGGCCGTTTGA
- a CDS encoding endonuclease/exonuclease/phosphatase family protein, translated as MPKEVGVTRRQGLRSAAAVAIAVPLLTTAGSSKPAVAGEHAGALNVMTFNVRFATVVDKTPRWSVRRPVMRELLRRERPHIIGTQEGLYQQVRMIEKDLGEHYDWIGTGRGGGSKDEFMAVFYDTRRLEPIEFDHFWLSDTPYTIASNTWNADWLRMVTWVKFADLADGGREFYVLNTHLDNVSQYARERSAALIGKTIAGWDPSAPVIVTGDFNSAAHENRVYDLMLANGLVDTWDAAAARSPLYGTFPAYRAPKPGGRRIDWILTSPGVTTHWAAINAFSVDGMYPSDHLPVQASLSLA; from the coding sequence GTGCCGAAAGAGGTCGGAGTGACGCGTCGCCAAGGACTCAGGTCCGCGGCGGCCGTCGCCATCGCCGTGCCGCTGCTGACCACGGCGGGTTCGTCGAAACCGGCGGTCGCCGGCGAGCACGCGGGCGCCCTGAACGTCATGACGTTCAACGTGCGCTTCGCGACCGTCGTCGACAAGACACCGCGCTGGTCCGTGCGGCGCCCGGTGATGCGGGAGTTGTTGCGCCGCGAGCGCCCCCACATCATCGGCACCCAGGAGGGGCTCTATCAGCAGGTGCGCATGATCGAGAAGGACCTCGGCGAGCACTACGACTGGATCGGCACCGGCCGGGGCGGTGGCAGCAAGGACGAGTTCATGGCGGTCTTCTACGACACCCGAAGACTCGAACCGATCGAGTTCGATCACTTCTGGCTGTCCGACACTCCGTACACGATCGCTTCCAACACCTGGAATGCGGACTGGCTCCGCATGGTGACCTGGGTGAAATTCGCCGACCTCGCCGACGGGGGGCGGGAGTTCTACGTCCTCAACACCCATCTGGACAACGTCAGCCAGTACGCACGGGAGCGCTCCGCCGCGCTCATCGGCAAGACGATCGCCGGGTGGGACCCGTCGGCGCCGGTGATCGTCACCGGCGACTTCAACTCGGCCGCCCACGAAAACCGGGTGTACGACCTGATGCTGGCCAACGGGCTCGTGGACACCTGGGACGCCGCTGCCGCCCGCAGCCCGCTGTACGGCACGTTTCCCGCCTACCGTGCACCCAAACCCGGTGGCCGGCGCATCGACTGGATCCTGACCTCACCCGGGGTGACCACGCACTGGGCGGCGATCAACGCCTTCTCCGTCGACGGAATGTACCCGAGCGACCATCTCCCCGTACAGGCGTCACTGAGCCTCGCGTGA
- a CDS encoding electron transfer flavoprotein subunit alpha/FixB family protein, whose translation MAEVLVYVDHVDGAVRKPTLELLTLARRIGEPVAVALGNGAAATAGALAEHGAVKVLTHEAAEYADYLVVPKVDALQSAYTAVSPAAVLVPSSAEGKEIAARLALRIGSGIITDATDLEAGDEGPVATQSAFAASFTTKTRVAKGTPVITVKPNSAPVEPAPAAGAVEALDVTFSAQATGTKVTARTPRESTGRPELTEAAIVVSGGRGVNGAENFPIIEALADSLGAAVGASRAAVDAGWYPHTNQVGQTGKSVSPQLYIANGISGAIQHRAGMQTSKTIVAVNKDAEAPIFDLVDYGVVGDLFDVVPQLTEEINSRKG comes from the coding sequence ATGGCTGAAGTTCTCGTCTACGTCGATCACGTGGACGGCGCCGTCCGCAAGCCCACCCTGGAGCTGCTGACCCTGGCCCGCCGTATCGGCGAGCCCGTCGCCGTCGCCCTGGGCAACGGCGCCGCCGCCACCGCCGGCGCGCTCGCCGAGCACGGCGCCGTCAAGGTCCTCACCCACGAGGCCGCCGAGTACGCCGACTACCTGGTCGTCCCGAAGGTCGACGCCCTCCAGTCCGCGTACACCGCAGTCTCCCCGGCCGCCGTGCTGGTCCCCTCCTCCGCCGAGGGCAAGGAGATCGCCGCCCGCCTCGCGCTGCGCATCGGCTCCGGCATCATCACCGACGCCACCGACCTGGAGGCCGGCGACGAGGGTCCGGTGGCCACGCAGTCCGCGTTCGCCGCGTCCTTCACCACCAAGACCCGCGTCGCCAAGGGCACCCCGGTCATCACGGTCAAGCCCAACTCCGCCCCCGTGGAGCCCGCCCCGGCCGCCGGTGCCGTCGAGGCCCTCGACGTCACCTTCTCCGCCCAGGCCACGGGCACCAAGGTCACCGCGCGCACCCCGCGCGAGTCGACCGGCCGCCCGGAGCTGACCGAGGCCGCGATCGTCGTCTCCGGCGGCCGTGGCGTCAACGGCGCCGAGAACTTCCCGATCATCGAGGCGCTCGCAGACTCCCTCGGCGCGGCCGTCGGCGCCTCGCGCGCCGCGGTGGACGCCGGCTGGTACCCGCACACCAACCAGGTCGGCCAGACCGGCAAGTCCGTCTCGCCGCAGCTCTACATCGCCAACGGCATCTCCGGCGCCATCCAGCACCGCGCCGGTATGCAGACCTCGAAGACGATCGTGGCGGTCAACAAGGACGCCGAGGCCCCGATCTTCGACCTCGTCGACTACGGCGTCGTCGGCGACCTCTTCGACGTCGTCCCGCAGCTCACCGAGGAGATCAACTCCCGCAAGGGCTGA
- a CDS encoding SDR family NAD(P)-dependent oxidoreductase produces MRNGALSGAVIAVAGAGGPAGRATLLRLAEAGATVVGSDNDPERLAEAVDAASYAYGGATVVGDTVDLLDLQSTRDWATRIEKDFGRVDGLVHLVGGWRGSETFTKTVLDDWDLLELLLIRTVQHTSLAFHEALQHSDRGRYVLTSAAGASSPTAGNAAYAAAKAAAEAWTLAMADYFRKAGVAEGAEGPTSAAAILVVKALVHDAMRAERPNAKFAGFTDVKELAEAIVGVWERPAAEVNGKRLWLTEKP; encoded by the coding sequence ATGCGGAACGGTGCTCTCAGCGGTGCGGTGATCGCTGTCGCCGGGGCCGGCGGACCGGCCGGCCGAGCCACACTGCTCAGGCTCGCCGAGGCGGGCGCGACCGTCGTCGGCTCGGACAACGACCCGGAGCGGCTCGCGGAGGCCGTGGACGCGGCGAGCTACGCGTACGGCGGGGCGACCGTCGTCGGCGACACCGTCGACCTGCTCGACCTTCAGTCGACCCGGGACTGGGCCACCCGTATCGAGAAGGACTTCGGACGCGTCGACGGCCTGGTCCACCTCGTCGGCGGCTGGCGCGGCAGCGAGACCTTCACCAAGACCGTCCTCGACGACTGGGACCTGCTGGAACTGCTGCTGATCCGCACCGTGCAGCACACCTCCCTCGCCTTCCACGAGGCGCTCCAGCACAGCGACCGCGGCCGGTACGTCCTGACCAGCGCCGCCGGCGCGAGCAGCCCCACCGCGGGCAACGCCGCGTACGCCGCCGCCAAGGCCGCCGCCGAGGCGTGGACGCTCGCCATGGCCGACTACTTCCGCAAGGCCGGGGTGGCCGAGGGCGCCGAGGGGCCGACGTCGGCGGCTGCGATCCTGGTCGTGAAGGCGTTGGTGCACGACGCGATGCGCGCAGAGCGGCCCAACGCGAAGTTCGCGGGCTTCACCGACGTCAAGGAGCTGGCCGAGGCCATCGTCGGCGTCTGGGAGCGGCCCGCCGCCGAAGTGAACGGGAAACGTCTGTGGCTGACCGAGAAGCCGTGA
- a CDS encoding flavin reductase family protein, with protein MTATPALGTSQPVVPASPDLLRSVFRQHAAGVAVITARGSAGPVGFTATSLASVSAEPPLVSFGISTGASSWPAISGADHVGVHILGEHQHELAATFARSGADRFGAPTAWREGPEGVPVLDGVLAWLVCRTVARVPAADHRIVLAEVVLGAPAAAGRPLLYHQGRFNGLRD; from the coding sequence ATGACGGCCACGCCCGCTCTCGGTACTTCCCAGCCCGTCGTTCCCGCCTCTCCCGACCTCCTGCGCTCCGTCTTCCGGCAGCACGCGGCAGGTGTCGCGGTGATCACCGCCCGGGGGAGCGCCGGTCCCGTCGGCTTCACCGCGACCTCCCTCGCTTCCGTCTCCGCCGAACCCCCGCTCGTCTCCTTCGGCATCAGCACCGGCGCCTCCAGCTGGCCCGCGATATCCGGCGCCGACCACGTCGGCGTCCACATACTCGGCGAGCACCAGCACGAACTGGCCGCGACCTTCGCCCGCAGCGGCGCCGACCGGTTCGGCGCGCCCACCGCCTGGCGTGAGGGTCCTGAGGGGGTGCCCGTCCTCGACGGCGTCCTGGCGTGGCTGGTGTGCCGGACCGTCGCGCGTGTCCCGGCCGCGGACCACCGGATCGTCCTGGCCGAGGTCGTGCTGGGCGCTCCTGCGGCTGCCGGACGGCCGCTCCTCTATCACCAGGGCCGCTTCAACGGGCTCCGGGACTGA
- a CDS encoding electron transfer flavoprotein subunit beta/FixA family protein — protein MSLRIVVTVKYVPDATGDRHFADDLTVDRDDVDGLLSELDEYAVEQALQIADEADDAEITVLTVGPEDAKDALRKALSMGADKAIHVEDDDLHGTDAIGTSLVLAKAIEKAGFDLVISGMASTDGTMGVVPALLAERLGVPQVTLLSEVSVEDGVVKGRRDGDSASEQLEASLPAVVSVTDQSGEARYPSFKGIMAAKKKPVAAWDLSDLGLEAEEVGLEGAYSVVDSATQRPARTAGTIVKDEGEGGKQLAEFLAGQKFI, from the coding sequence GTGAGCTTGAGGATCGTTGTCACTGTGAAGTACGTGCCCGACGCCACTGGCGACCGGCACTTCGCCGATGACCTGACCGTCGACCGTGACGACGTGGACGGTCTGCTCTCGGAGCTCGACGAGTACGCGGTCGAGCAGGCGCTGCAGATCGCCGACGAGGCCGACGACGCGGAGATCACGGTCCTGACCGTCGGCCCCGAGGACGCCAAGGACGCGCTGCGCAAGGCGCTGTCGATGGGCGCCGACAAGGCGATCCACGTCGAGGACGACGACCTGCACGGCACCGACGCCATCGGTACCTCCCTCGTGCTGGCCAAGGCGATCGAGAAGGCCGGCTTCGACCTGGTCATCTCCGGCATGGCCTCCACCGACGGCACCATGGGTGTCGTACCGGCACTGCTCGCCGAGCGTCTGGGCGTCCCGCAGGTCACCCTGCTCTCCGAGGTCTCCGTCGAGGACGGTGTCGTCAAGGGCCGCCGCGACGGCGACTCCGCCTCCGAGCAGCTGGAGGCATCCCTCCCGGCCGTCGTGTCGGTCACCGACCAGTCCGGTGAGGCGCGTTACCCGTCCTTCAAGGGCATCATGGCCGCCAAGAAGAAGCCGGTGGCTGCCTGGGACCTGTCCGACCTCGGTCTGGAGGCCGAGGAGGTCGGTCTGGAGGGCGCGTACTCCGTGGTCGACTCCGCGACCCAGCGCCCGGCGCGCACGGCCGGCACGATCGTCAAGGACGAGGGCGAGGGCGGCAAGCAGCTCGCCGAGTTCCTCGCGGGCCAGAAGTTCATCTAG
- a CDS encoding DUF4395 domain-containing protein, whose protein sequence is MDIDVRGPRFGAAVTTAVLAVVLVTGSAWLLAWQTLAFALGAAGGVGRSPYGWLFRKAVRPRLGPPTEFEAPEPPRFAQAVGLVFAGVGLAGYALGVEWLGLAATGAALAAAFLNAAFGYCLGCEMYLVVRRVTVRAE, encoded by the coding sequence ATGGACATCGATGTGAGAGGGCCGCGCTTCGGAGCGGCCGTGACGACCGCCGTCCTCGCGGTCGTACTGGTCACCGGGAGCGCGTGGCTGCTGGCCTGGCAGACGCTGGCGTTCGCGCTGGGCGCGGCGGGCGGGGTCGGGCGCTCCCCCTACGGCTGGCTGTTCCGCAAGGCCGTCCGTCCGCGGCTCGGCCCGCCGACGGAGTTCGAGGCACCGGAGCCGCCGCGGTTCGCGCAGGCGGTCGGACTCGTCTTCGCGGGCGTGGGGCTCGCCGGGTACGCGCTGGGGGTGGAGTGGCTGGGGCTCGCGGCGACCGGCGCGGCACTGGCGGCGGCGTTTCTGAACGCCGCGTTCGGGTACTGCCTGGGGTGCGAAATGTACCTCGTCGTACGACGAGTGACGGTACGAGCGGAGTAA